Proteins encoded by one window of Rutidosis leptorrhynchoides isolate AG116_Rl617_1_P2 chromosome 7, CSIRO_AGI_Rlap_v1, whole genome shotgun sequence:
- the LOC139856884 gene encoding uncharacterized protein yields the protein MDTPSSISRLRRSQTMTMAANNTILPITSRKNEELEKEVIKSRSALTDITNDSPIVGLAIGNLNTPSSTFCKKRFTTPGSGEALLRGQVKTLLQKVEEEAVISKISFEPKSFVNFPLNILAPTPANTPQLSENGRNGPESLTVSPVAAESFDFSKILVQEEEHEECFEKHVITKLLFSEFPEKLEGYESSLDNEDDDESIWSVQVNASIKDENEYEDFEVNYEDGDVNELCEVMGMICENGEIEGDDELC from the exons CAATGGCTGCAAACAACACTATTTTACCCATCACCTCAA GGAAAAATGAAGAATTGGAAAAGGAGGTTATAAAATCAAGATCAGCACTAACTGATATAACCAATGATTCACCAATTGTGGGACTTGCAATTGGGAATTTGAATACACCATCATCAACTTTTTGTAAAAAAAGGTTCACTACCCCTGGCTCAGGGGAGGCTTTATTGAGGGGGCAAGTTAAGACCCTATTGCAAAAAGTTGAAGAAGAAGCTGTGATTTCAAAGATTTCATTTGAACCCAAAAGCTTTGTGAATTTCCCATTGAATATTCTAGCTCCAACACCTGCTAATACCCCTCAACTTTCTGAGAATGGCAGAAATGGTCCAGAATCTTTGACTGTCTCACCTGTTGCTGCAGAAAGCTTTGATTTTTCTAAG ATTCTTGTTCAGGAGGAAGAACATGAAGAATGTTTTGAAAAGCATGTGATAACAAAGCTGTTGTTCTCTGAATTCCCAGAGAAATTGGAGGGTTATGAATCGTCTTTGGACAACGAAGATGATGATGAGTCGATTTGGTCGGTTCAAGTGAATGCTAGCATAAAAGATGAGAATGAATATGAAGATTTTGAAGTGAATTATGAAGATGGAGATGTGAATGAGCTTTGTGAAGTAATGGGCATGATTTGTGAGAATGGAGAGATTGAAGGGGATGATGAGCTTTGTTAA